From the Carya illinoinensis cultivar Pawnee chromosome 4, C.illinoinensisPawnee_v1, whole genome shotgun sequence genome, one window contains:
- the LOC122308041 gene encoding E3 ubiquitin-protein ligase At3g02290-like: protein MGAVCCCLSSDSFEEYVNSNRPVYRNCMCLSCFVQNLLNAYTSLFRRGEVHSITSSIQGAASLTSAASLDNSLSDMYRSPPRPLPYDADPRYFCLQRDGLLSRREKSSSHSHEETEPLRSDVDADHAESFNSGDKWNGSACEDGSKEYLSRSSLKLSQANTNIGVGSFFTTAEDEDVCPTCLEEYTRENPKIMTKCCHHFHLGCIYEWMERSESCPVCGKVMVFHETT from the exons ATGGGTGCTGTCTGTTGCTGTTTGAGTTCCGACAGTTTTGAAGAATATGTGAATTCAAATAGGCCTGTATATAGGAATTGTATGTGTCTCAGTTGCTTTGTTCAGAACCTTTTAAATGCG TACACATCACTGTTTAGAAGAGGGGAAGTGCATTCCATTACTTCATCTATTCAGGGGGCAGCGTCTCTGACTTCTGCAGCTTCTCTTGACAACTCTCTATCTGACATGTATCGCTCTCCTCCAAGGCCCCTACCTTACGATGCCGACCCCAGATATTTCTGCTTGCAGCGGGATGGACTGCTTTCAAGACGTGAGAAGAGCTCAAGTCATTCACATGAGGAGACTGAACCTCTAAGAAGTGATGTTGATGCAGATCATGCAGAATCTTTCAATTCAGGAGACAAATGGAATGGATCTGCTTGTGAAGATGGATCCAAAGAATATCTTTCTAGGTCCTCACTCAAACTCTCACAGGCAAATACTAATATTGGAGTGGGGAGCTTTTTTACAACAGCAGAAGATGAGGACGTTTGTCCTACATGTCTcgaag AATATACTCGAGAGAACCCTAAGATAATGACCAAGTGCTGTCATCATTTTCACCTGGGTTGCATTTATGAATGGATGGAGAGAAGTGAAAGCTGTCCAGTTTGTGGCAAG GTGATGGTATTCCATGAAACAACGTGA